The following coding sequences lie in one Mycobacterium sp. DL440 genomic window:
- the ripA gene encoding NlpC/P60 family peptidoglycan endopeptidase RipA, with protein sequence MRRTVGASASRPYGRFLAVPVTAGMLLTAAVSGGVPAVADPGAPDQVATLVAAVANADQKLQELGAAIQTQQEAVNKAIVDVQDARDAAATAQQEVDASQQGITDANTAINEAQKRFDTFAAATYVSGPSSSYLTASDPADIVSAAATGQTLTASSDKVITDLQRARTEQVNRESAARLAKRNADQATANAQTSQDTAVAALQTAQQTFSSQQGELQRLTAERASAQAQLAQVHKASASTAPAAPAPAPQAAADNWDRAPGAPVQAGQNWDSAWDPTLPAIPSAFVSGDPVAIINTILGISSTSAQVTQNMGRQFLQKLGILPTPTGYTNGAIPRVYGRQASEYVIQRAGSQMGVPYSWGGGNAAGASRGIDSGANTVGFDCSGLILYAFAGVGIKLPHYSGSQYNAGRKIPSSQMRRGDVIFYGPGGSQHVTLYLGNGQMLEAPYTGSEVKVSPVRTSGMTPYVVRYIEY encoded by the coding sequence ATGAGACGCACCGTTGGCGCCTCTGCGTCCCGGCCGTACGGCCGTTTCTTGGCCGTGCCGGTGACTGCCGGGATGCTGTTGACCGCGGCCGTGTCGGGAGGTGTCCCGGCGGTCGCTGATCCGGGCGCGCCCGATCAGGTCGCAACGCTCGTCGCCGCGGTGGCCAACGCCGACCAGAAGCTGCAGGAACTCGGTGCTGCCATCCAGACCCAGCAGGAAGCCGTCAACAAGGCGATTGTCGACGTGCAAGACGCCCGCGATGCGGCCGCCACGGCGCAGCAGGAGGTCGATGCCAGCCAACAGGGCATCACCGACGCCAACACCGCCATCAATGAGGCGCAGAAGCGCTTCGACACCTTCGCCGCGGCCACCTATGTCAGTGGACCATCCAGTTCGTACCTGACCGCGTCCGACCCGGCCGACATCGTCAGCGCTGCCGCCACCGGCCAGACCCTGACCGCCAGTAGCGACAAGGTGATCACCGATCTGCAGCGCGCCCGTACCGAGCAGGTCAACCGGGAGTCGGCCGCGCGCCTGGCCAAGCGCAACGCCGACCAGGCCACGGCCAACGCCCAGACGAGCCAGGACACAGCGGTTGCGGCGCTGCAAACGGCGCAGCAGACGTTCAGCTCGCAACAAGGTGAGCTCCAGCGGTTGACCGCCGAACGTGCCTCGGCCCAAGCCCAACTCGCTCAGGTGCACAAGGCGTCGGCGTCGACTGCTCCCGCCGCACCCGCACCCGCGCCCCAGGCGGCGGCGGACAACTGGGATCGTGCCCCGGGCGCGCCCGTGCAGGCCGGCCAAAACTGGGACAGCGCATGGGATCCGACGCTGCCGGCGATCCCCAGTGCATTCGTCAGCGGCGATCCGGTCGCCATCATCAACACCATTCTCGGCATCTCGTCGACTTCGGCGCAGGTCACGCAGAACATGGGTCGCCAGTTCCTGCAGAAGCTCGGAATCCTGCCCACGCCGACCGGCTACACCAACGGGGCCATCCCGCGGGTGTACGGCCGGCAGGCATCCGAGTATGTGATCCAGCGGGCCGGCTCGCAGATGGGCGTTCCCTACTCCTGGGGCGGTGGAAACGCTGCCGGTGCCAGTCGCGGCATCGATTCGGGAGCCAACACGGTCGGGTTCGACTGCTCGGGCCTGATCCTCTACGCGTTCGCCGGCGTCGGAATCAAGTTGCCGCATTACTCGGGCTCGCAGTACAACGCCGGCCGCAAGATCCCGTCGTCGCAGATGCGCCGTGGCGACGTCATCTTCTACGGCCCCGGCGGCAGCCAGCACGTGACGCTCTATCTCGGCAACGGCCAGATGCTCGAAGCGCCCTACACGGGTTCGGAGGTCAAGGTCTCCCCGGTCCGCACGAGCGGGATGACCCCGTACGTCGTCCGCTACATCGAATACTGA
- the ripB gene encoding NlpC/P60 family peptidoglycan endopeptidase RipB translates to MRSFALRCLILVAATAFAAISLVAPANAAPDDGQWDPTLPKLVSSGAPGDPVAIANASFQASQIALQTTQSLGSQFLQTIGLAPKQAASTFPGGRVRGPQAIEYAIRRGGTQMGVPYSWGGGTLTGPGPGVDYDAGKMGFDCSGLTRYAYAGVGVQIPKYSGDQYKTGRKVPVAQAKRGDLLFWGPGGSQHVAMYLGGGKMLEASGSAGKVTVSPVRMSGIQPYAARIVES, encoded by the coding sequence TTGCGCTCCTTCGCCTTACGTTGCCTGATCCTGGTCGCCGCAACCGCGTTCGCGGCGATCAGTCTGGTGGCGCCGGCCAACGCTGCGCCAGACGACGGCCAATGGGATCCGACCTTGCCGAAGCTCGTCAGCTCGGGCGCGCCGGGGGATCCGGTGGCCATCGCCAACGCCTCGTTCCAGGCCAGCCAGATCGCGCTGCAGACCACGCAGAGCCTTGGTTCGCAGTTCCTGCAGACCATCGGACTGGCCCCGAAACAGGCCGCCTCGACCTTCCCCGGCGGCCGCGTACGCGGACCGCAGGCCATCGAATATGCGATCCGCAGGGGCGGCACCCAGATGGGTGTGCCGTACTCCTGGGGTGGCGGCACGCTCACCGGGCCCGGCCCGGGGGTGGACTACGACGCCGGAAAAATGGGCTTCGACTGTTCGGGCCTGACCCGCTACGCCTACGCCGGCGTGGGTGTGCAGATTCCGAAGTATTCGGGCGACCAGTACAAGACCGGACGTAAGGTCCCGGTGGCGCAGGCAAAGCGCGGTGACCTGTTGTTCTGGGGACCCGGCGGCAGCCAGCACGTGGCGATGTACCTCGGCGGCGGAAAGATGCTTGAGGCATCGGGAAGTGCGGGCAAAGTGACGGTGAGCCCGGTGCGGATGTCGGGCATCCAGCCCTATGCGGCCCGCATCGTCGAATCCTGA
- a CDS encoding MoxR family ATPase — MTSPSGPPQGAGGYPGSSPAPGFPPGSTGSHAASAPQVATNGNLQAEVHTLERAIFEVKRIIVGQDQLVERMLVGLLAKGHVLLEGVPGVAKTLAVETFAKVVGGTFARIQFTPDLVPTDIIGTRIYRQGKEDFDIELGPVVVNFLLADEINRAPAKVQSALLEVMAERKISIGGKTFPLPSPFLVMATQNPIEQEGVYALPEAQRDRFLFKLNVDYPTPEEEREIIYRMGVKPPEPKQILDTGDLLRLQELAANNFVHHALVDYVVRIVTATREPEKFGMPDAKAWIAYGASPRASLGIISAARALALVRGRDYVIPQDVVEVIPDVLRHRLVLTYDALADEVSAETVINRIMQTVALPQVNALPQQGHSVPPAVPAAAGAGGR, encoded by the coding sequence ATGACGTCACCGAGTGGACCGCCGCAGGGCGCCGGAGGTTATCCCGGTTCGAGCCCGGCGCCGGGCTTTCCGCCCGGGTCGACCGGCTCCCACGCCGCGTCGGCCCCGCAAGTCGCCACCAACGGCAACCTGCAGGCCGAGGTGCACACCCTGGAACGCGCCATCTTCGAGGTCAAGCGGATCATCGTCGGCCAGGACCAGCTCGTCGAGCGGATGCTCGTCGGACTGCTGGCCAAGGGTCACGTGCTGCTCGAGGGTGTGCCCGGTGTGGCCAAGACCCTGGCCGTCGAGACGTTCGCCAAGGTGGTCGGCGGCACCTTCGCCCGCATCCAGTTCACCCCCGACCTGGTGCCCACCGACATCATCGGTACCCGCATCTACCGGCAGGGCAAGGAAGACTTCGACATCGAGCTCGGCCCGGTGGTGGTCAACTTCCTGCTCGCCGACGAGATCAACCGTGCGCCGGCGAAGGTGCAGTCCGCACTGCTCGAGGTGATGGCTGAGCGCAAGATCTCCATCGGCGGCAAGACCTTCCCGCTGCCCAGCCCGTTCCTGGTGATGGCCACCCAGAACCCGATCGAGCAGGAAGGCGTCTACGCGCTTCCGGAAGCCCAGCGCGACCGCTTCTTGTTCAAGCTCAACGTCGACTACCCGACGCCGGAGGAAGAGCGCGAGATCATCTACCGGATGGGCGTGAAGCCCCCGGAGCCCAAGCAGATCCTGGACACCGGCGACCTGCTGCGGCTGCAGGAACTGGCGGCCAACAACTTCGTGCATCACGCGCTGGTGGATTACGTGGTGCGGATCGTCACCGCGACCCGCGAGCCCGAGAAGTTCGGTATGCCCGACGCCAAGGCGTGGATCGCCTACGGTGCCTCGCCGCGCGCCTCGCTCGGCATCATCTCGGCGGCGCGCGCGCTGGCCTTGGTGCGTGGCCGCGACTACGTGATCCCTCAAGATGTCGTCGAGGTGATCCCGGATGTGCTGCGCCACCGTCTGGTGCTGACGTATGACGCGCTGGCCGATGAAGTGTCGGCCGAGACCGTGATCAACCGGATCATGCAGACTGTGGCGCTGCCTCAGGTGAACGCGCTTCCGCAGCAAGGGCATTCGGTTCCGCCCGCCGTGCCCGCCGCGGCCGGCGCGGGTGGTCGGTGA
- a CDS encoding DUF58 domain-containing protein, with translation MTSSRRAVDLPSLKRGEIRDPALTAALRKLELTVRRKLDGVLHGDHLGLIPGPGSEPGDSRIYQPGDDVRRMDWSVTARTMTPHVRQMIADRELETWLVVDMSASLDFGTAGCEKRDLAVAAAAAITFLNSGGGNRIGAIIANGESVRRVPALSGRVHEQEMLRTIATMPAAPTGVRGDLAAVIDALRRPERRRGMAVIISDFLGPINWMRPLRAIAGRHEVLGIEILDPRDVELPAVGDVVLQDTETGVTREFTIDEQLRSDFERAAAAHREEVARTLRRCDAPLLSLRTDRDWIADVVRFVAGRRRGAMAGR, from the coding sequence GTGACCAGTTCCCGACGCGCCGTCGACCTGCCGTCTCTGAAGCGCGGGGAGATCCGGGACCCTGCTTTGACGGCGGCGTTGCGCAAGCTTGAGCTGACGGTGCGGCGAAAGCTCGACGGGGTTCTGCACGGCGACCACCTCGGTCTGATCCCGGGTCCGGGATCGGAGCCGGGGGACTCGCGGATCTACCAGCCCGGCGACGACGTGCGTCGGATGGACTGGTCGGTGACGGCGCGGACGATGACGCCCCACGTGCGGCAGATGATCGCCGACCGGGAGTTGGAGACCTGGCTGGTTGTGGACATGTCGGCGAGCCTGGACTTCGGTACTGCCGGTTGTGAGAAGCGTGACCTGGCCGTGGCGGCCGCGGCCGCGATCACCTTCCTCAACAGCGGGGGCGGTAACCGGATTGGCGCGATCATCGCCAACGGTGAGTCCGTGCGTCGGGTGCCCGCGCTGTCCGGCCGGGTTCACGAGCAGGAGATGTTGCGCACGATTGCGACGATGCCCGCGGCCCCGACCGGGGTTCGCGGCGATCTGGCTGCGGTGATCGACGCCCTGCGCCGTCCCGAGCGGCGGCGCGGTATGGCGGTGATCATCAGTGACTTCCTGGGGCCGATCAACTGGATGCGCCCGCTGCGGGCGATAGCCGGCCGTCACGAGGTGCTGGGCATCGAGATACTCGATCCGCGCGACGTCGAGCTGCCTGCTGTCGGTGACGTGGTGCTGCAGGACACCGAGACCGGTGTCACCCGCGAGTTCACCATCGACGAGCAGCTGCGCAGCGATTTCGAGCGGGCCGCTGCGGCACATCGGGAGGAAGTGGCACGCACGCTGCGGCGTTGCGACGCACCGCTGCTGAGTCTGCGCACCGACCGGGACTGGATCGCCGACGTGGTGCGGTTTGTGGCGGGCCGGCGGCGCGGCGCGATGGCCGGCCGATGA
- a CDS encoding VWA domain-containing protein gives MTLPILGPMSLTGFAHAWWFLFLFVVLGLMAYYVIVQRARKQRILRFANMELLESVAPKQPTRWRHLPAALLAVSLVLLTVAMAGPTHDVRIPRNRAVVMLVIDVSQSMRATDVAPSRLAAAQEAAKQFADQLTPGINLGLIAYAGTATVLVQPTTNRDATKNGLDKLQLADRTATGEGIFTALQAIATVGAVIGGGDEKPPARIVLMSDGKETVPSNPDNPKGAYTAARTAKDQGVPISTVSFGTPYGYVEINDQRQPVPVDDEMLGKIAKLSGGDAFTASSLEQLKQVFTSLQQQIGYETIKGDASLGWLRLGALVLALAGVAALLINRRLPG, from the coding sequence ATGACTTTACCGATTCTCGGTCCGATGAGCCTGACAGGCTTCGCGCACGCGTGGTGGTTCCTGTTCCTCTTCGTGGTGCTGGGCTTGATGGCGTACTACGTCATCGTGCAGCGCGCGCGCAAGCAGCGGATCCTGCGGTTCGCCAACATGGAGCTGCTCGAAAGTGTGGCGCCCAAACAGCCGACCCGCTGGCGGCATCTGCCCGCGGCCCTGCTGGCGGTCTCGCTCGTCCTGCTGACGGTGGCGATGGCCGGCCCCACCCATGATGTGCGGATTCCGCGCAACCGAGCGGTGGTGATGCTGGTGATCGACGTGTCGCAGTCGATGCGTGCCACCGACGTCGCGCCCAGCCGGTTGGCCGCCGCGCAGGAAGCTGCCAAGCAGTTCGCCGATCAGCTCACCCCGGGGATCAACCTCGGCCTGATCGCCTACGCCGGGACCGCGACCGTGCTGGTCCAGCCGACCACCAACCGCGATGCCACCAAGAATGGCCTCGACAAGCTGCAGTTGGCCGACCGGACTGCCACGGGTGAGGGCATCTTCACCGCATTGCAGGCGATCGCCACCGTCGGTGCGGTGATCGGCGGCGGCGACGAGAAGCCGCCCGCGCGCATCGTGCTGATGTCCGACGGCAAGGAGACCGTGCCGTCCAACCCGGACAATCCCAAGGGCGCGTATACCGCGGCACGCACCGCCAAGGACCAGGGAGTGCCGATCTCCACGGTGTCCTTCGGCACGCCCTACGGCTATGTCGAGATCAATGACCAGCGCCAGCCGGTTCCGGTCGACGATGAGATGCTGGGCAAGATCGCCAAGCTGTCCGGCGGTGACGCCTTCACCGCGTCCAGCCTGGAACAGCTCAAGCAGGTATTCACCTCGCTGCAGCAGCAGATCGGGTACGAGACGATCAAGGGCGATGCCAGCCTCGGCTGGCTGCGGCTGGGCGCGTTGGTGCTGGCCCTCGCCGGGGTGGCGGCCCTGCTGATCAACCGCAGACTGCCCGGTTAA
- the fabG1 gene encoding 3-oxoacyl-ACP reductase FabG1 — MSDAAVSETAAAEAGARPPFVPRSVLVTGGNRGIGLAIAQRLAADGHKVAVTHRGSGAPDGLFGVVCDVTDNEAVDRAFKEVEEHQGPVEVLVSNAGISQDAFLMRMTEERFENVINANLTGAFRVAQRASRSMQRKRFGRIIFIGSVSGMWGIGNQANYAAAKAGLIGMARSISRELSKAGVTANVVAPGYIDTEMTRALDERIQAGALEFIPAKRVGTGEEVAGAVSFLASEDASYIAGAVIPVDGGMGMGH, encoded by the coding sequence ATGAGTGACGCTGCTGTCTCCGAAACCGCTGCTGCAGAAGCCGGCGCCCGGCCTCCGTTCGTTCCCCGCTCCGTGCTGGTAACCGGTGGAAACCGGGGGATCGGCCTGGCGATCGCGCAGCGACTGGCCGCCGACGGGCACAAGGTTGCCGTCACGCACCGCGGGTCCGGGGCACCCGACGGGCTGTTCGGCGTCGTGTGCGACGTGACCGACAACGAGGCAGTCGACCGCGCGTTCAAAGAGGTCGAGGAGCACCAGGGCCCGGTCGAGGTACTGGTGTCCAACGCCGGCATCTCCCAGGACGCGTTCCTCATGCGGATGACCGAGGAGCGGTTCGAGAACGTCATCAACGCCAACCTCACCGGAGCATTCCGGGTGGCGCAGCGGGCCTCGCGCAGCATGCAGCGCAAGCGATTCGGCCGGATCATCTTCATCGGTTCGGTCTCCGGGATGTGGGGCATCGGCAATCAGGCCAACTACGCGGCCGCCAAGGCCGGTCTGATCGGCATGGCCCGCTCGATCTCCCGGGAGCTGTCCAAGGCCGGCGTCACCGCCAACGTGGTGGCCCCCGGTTACATCGACACCGAGATGACCCGCGCCCTGGACGAGCGGATTCAGGCGGGTGCCCTGGAATTCATCCCGGCCAAGCGGGTCGGCACCGGCGAGGAGGTCGCCGGCGCGGTGAGCTTCCTTGCCTCCGAGGACGCAAGCTACATCGCCGGTGCGGTGATCCCCGTCGACGGCGGCATGGGTATGGGTCACTGA
- the inhA gene encoding NADH-dependent enoyl-ACP reductase InhA, whose protein sequence is MAGLLEGKRILVTGIITDSSIAFHIAKVAQEAGAELVLTGFDRMKLIQRIADRLPKPAPLLELDVQNEEHLASLADRISGVIGEGNKLDGVVHSIGFMPQTGMGVNPFFDAPYADVAKGIHISAYSYASLAKATLPVMNEGGSIVGMDFDPTRAMPAYNWMTVAKSALESVNRFVAREAGPFGVRSNLVAAGPIRTLAMSAIVGGALGAEAGDQMRLLEEGWDQRAPVGWNMKDPEPVAKTVCALLSDWLPATTGTIVYADGGASTQLL, encoded by the coding sequence ATGGCAGGTTTGCTCGAAGGCAAGCGCATCCTCGTCACCGGGATCATCACGGACTCGTCGATCGCGTTCCACATCGCGAAGGTGGCTCAGGAGGCCGGGGCTGAGCTGGTGCTCACCGGATTCGACCGGATGAAGCTGATCCAGCGCATCGCCGACCGGTTGCCCAAGCCGGCGCCGCTGCTGGAACTCGATGTGCAGAACGAGGAGCACCTGGCGAGCCTGGCCGACCGGATCTCCGGCGTCATCGGCGAGGGCAACAAGCTCGACGGTGTGGTTCACTCGATCGGCTTCATGCCGCAGACCGGCATGGGTGTGAACCCCTTCTTCGACGCCCCGTACGCGGACGTCGCCAAGGGAATCCACATCTCGGCGTACTCGTACGCCTCGCTGGCCAAGGCGACGCTGCCGGTCATGAACGAGGGCGGCAGCATCGTCGGCATGGACTTCGACCCGACCCGCGCGATGCCGGCGTACAACTGGATGACGGTGGCAAAGAGCGCTCTGGAGTCGGTCAACCGTTTCGTGGCTCGTGAGGCCGGCCCGTTCGGTGTCCGCTCGAATCTTGTTGCGGCGGGCCCGATCCGGACCCTGGCCATGAGCGCCATCGTCGGCGGTGCGCTGGGCGCCGAAGCCGGCGATCAGATGCGACTGCTCGAAGAGGGCTGGGATCAGCGTGCGCCGGTCGGCTGGAACATGAAGGACCCGGAGCCGGTTGCCAAGACCGTCTGTGCGTTGCTGTCCGACTGGCTGCCCGCCACCACCGGCACCATCGTCTACGCCGACGGCGGCGCCAGCACCCAGCTGTTGTGA
- a CDS encoding ferrochelatase produces the protein MPFLENVTRGRGIPAERLADVAEHYLHFGGVSPINGINRALIEQLRLQLPDLPVYFGNRNWEPYVEDTVAAMRDNGVRRAAVFTTSAWGGYSSCTQYVEDIARARAAVGAAAPELVKLRQYFDHPLLVEMFADSIAAAAATLPAEMRDEARLVFTAHSVPIAADERHGPRLYSRQVGYATRLVAAAAGYDDYDQVWQSRSGPPRIPWLEPDVADRLTVLGQKGTRAVIVCPIGFVADHIEVVWDLDQELRLQAEAAGIAFARARTPNADERFARLATGLIEELRTGAEPLRVAGPDPVAGYGFSVNGAPCSPHCCGTKS, from the coding sequence ATGCCGTTCCTGGAGAACGTCACCCGGGGGCGCGGAATCCCGGCCGAGCGGTTGGCTGACGTCGCCGAGCACTATCTGCATTTCGGTGGGGTGTCGCCGATCAACGGGATCAACCGGGCCTTGATCGAGCAGCTGCGGCTGCAATTACCCGATCTGCCGGTGTATTTCGGTAACCGGAACTGGGAACCGTACGTCGAGGACACGGTTGCGGCGATGCGCGACAACGGTGTTCGGCGGGCGGCGGTGTTCACCACGTCGGCCTGGGGTGGCTACTCCAGCTGTACCCAGTACGTCGAGGACATCGCCCGGGCTCGGGCGGCGGTAGGTGCTGCCGCGCCGGAGCTGGTCAAACTGCGCCAGTACTTCGACCATCCGCTGTTGGTCGAGATGTTCGCCGACTCGATCGCGGCAGCGGCCGCCACATTGCCGGCCGAGATGCGTGACGAGGCCCGACTGGTGTTCACTGCCCACTCGGTGCCCATCGCCGCCGATGAGCGGCACGGCCCGCGGCTCTACAGCCGCCAGGTGGGTTACGCGACGCGGCTGGTGGCCGCCGCTGCGGGCTACGACGACTACGACCAGGTCTGGCAGTCGCGGTCGGGTCCGCCCCGGATACCGTGGCTGGAGCCGGACGTGGCCGATCGCCTGACTGTGTTGGGCCAGAAGGGAACCCGGGCGGTCATCGTCTGTCCGATCGGGTTCGTCGCCGACCACATCGAGGTGGTCTGGGATCTCGATCAGGAGCTGCGACTGCAGGCCGAAGCGGCCGGCATTGCCTTCGCGCGGGCGCGTACCCCGAACGCCGACGAACGTTTCGCTCGATTGGCCACCGGGTTGATCGAGGAGCTCCGCACCGGTGCGGAGCCACTGCGGGTCGCCGGTCCCGATCCCGTCGCCGGCTACGGATTCAGCGTCAACGGCGCGCCGTGCTCACCGCACTGCTGTGGCACGAAAAGCTAG
- a CDS encoding NfeD family protein: MPLPLIWLILALGLAGAEALTGDMFLLMLAGGALAAGGSSWLFDLPLWADGVVFLVVSVLLLVLVRPALRRRFEAGRGLPEPVKALEGKSALVLDQVAEHAGQVKLDGEVWTARPLNDDDVYEPGEHVTVVRIDGATAVVFKTM, encoded by the coding sequence ATGCCCCTCCCGCTGATCTGGCTCATCCTGGCGCTGGGACTCGCCGGGGCAGAGGCGCTGACCGGCGACATGTTCCTGCTCATGCTGGCCGGTGGTGCACTGGCCGCGGGCGGATCGAGTTGGCTGTTCGACCTGCCGCTCTGGGCCGACGGGGTCGTGTTTCTCGTGGTTTCCGTCCTTTTGCTGGTTCTGGTCCGGCCCGCACTGCGACGCCGTTTCGAGGCCGGGCGGGGCCTTCCGGAGCCGGTCAAGGCCCTGGAAGGCAAGTCCGCACTGGTGTTGGACCAGGTGGCGGAGCACGCGGGGCAGGTCAAGCTCGACGGTGAGGTCTGGACGGCGCGGCCACTCAACGACGACGATGTGTACGAACCGGGTGAGCATGTGACCGTTGTCAGGATCGACGGCGCCACCGCGGTGGTCTTCAAAACCATGTAG
- a CDS encoding SPFH domain-containing protein produces the protein MEGAVAGLVLLLVLVVFAIIVVAKSVALIPQAEAAVIERLGRYSRTVSGQLTLLVPFVDRIRARVDLRERVVSFPPQPVITEDNLTLNIDTVVYFQVTDPAKAVYQISNYIVGVEQLTTTTLRNVVGGMTLEQTLTSRDSINAQLRGVLDEATGRWGLRVARVELRSIDPPPSIQESMEKQMKADRDKRAMILTAEGVRESSIKQAEGQKQSQILAAEGAKQAAILAAEADRQSRMLRAQGERAAQYLQAQGQAKAIEKTFAAIKAGRPTPEMLAYQYLQTLPQMAKGEANKVWLVPSDFGSALQGFTKMLGAPGEDGVFRYTPPPVEQDLPKPEDDSDEVADWFNTETDPEIARAVAKAEEAARATPPPLGTASPQQSLGTPPGIPPNELEGGVHRA, from the coding sequence ATGGAAGGTGCCGTAGCCGGGCTGGTCTTGCTGCTTGTGCTTGTGGTGTTCGCGATCATCGTCGTGGCCAAATCGGTTGCGCTGATTCCGCAGGCCGAGGCGGCGGTGATCGAGCGTCTCGGCCGGTACAGCCGCACGGTCAGCGGTCAGCTGACGCTGCTGGTGCCGTTCGTCGATCGGATCCGGGCACGGGTGGACCTGCGTGAGCGGGTGGTGTCCTTCCCGCCGCAGCCGGTGATCACCGAGGACAACCTGACACTCAACATCGACACGGTGGTCTATTTCCAGGTGACCGACCCGGCCAAGGCGGTCTATCAGATCAGCAACTACATCGTCGGTGTGGAGCAGCTGACCACCACGACGCTGCGCAACGTGGTCGGCGGGATGACCCTGGAGCAGACGCTGACCTCACGCGACTCGATCAACGCCCAGTTGCGAGGTGTACTGGACGAGGCGACAGGTCGCTGGGGGCTGCGGGTGGCGCGGGTCGAGCTGCGCAGCATCGACCCGCCGCCGTCGATCCAGGAGTCGATGGAAAAGCAGATGAAGGCCGACCGCGACAAGAGGGCCATGATCCTGACCGCAGAGGGTGTGCGGGAGTCCTCGATCAAACAGGCCGAAGGCCAGAAGCAGTCGCAGATCCTGGCCGCCGAGGGTGCCAAGCAGGCCGCGATCCTGGCGGCCGAGGCCGATCGGCAGTCCCGGATGTTGCGCGCCCAGGGTGAACGGGCCGCCCAGTACCTGCAGGCCCAGGGCCAGGCCAAGGCCATCGAGAAGACCTTCGCCGCGATCAAGGCGGGCCGGCCCACACCGGAGATGCTGGCCTACCAGTACCTGCAGACGCTGCCACAGATGGCGAAGGGTGAGGCCAACAAGGTGTGGCTGGTGCCCAGTGATTTCGGTTCGGCCCTGCAGGGGTTCACCAAGATGCTGGGCGCGCCCGGCGAGGACGGGGTCTTCCGCTACACCCCGCCGCCGGTGGAGCAGGATCTGCCCAAGCCGGAGGATGACAGCGACGAGGTTGCCGATTGGTTCAACACCGAAACCGATCCGGAGATCGCACGGGCCGTGGCAAAGGCCGAGGAAGCGGCCCGGGCCACCCCGCCGCCACTGGGTACCGCATCACCGCAGCAGTCGTTGGGAACCCCGCCGGGGATCCCGCCCAATGAGCTGGAGGGCGGCGTGCACCGCGCGTAG
- a CDS encoding RES domain-containing protein — protein MSRQRPALGSPPDLAGFPRSRLRTDQQLYRAHTVDRSPWWFSSDLTGRFDLLPPNGTCYLATDVTTALRERFGHDLVRQGVVTFEAAARTAVSRVRAPAARWLANICSPRAASFVGMTREIGTCPAYELPQAWAAAFFATGRHTGIRYQTRFSTGAGANAVALFEDAGQRDWAVDPSPTSGVQACVTVGIIVAHRPTRRQVRIQPPPG, from the coding sequence ATGAGCCGTCAACGACCCGCACTCGGTTCACCGCCGGATCTGGCCGGGTTTCCACGGTCCCGGTTGCGCACAGACCAGCAGCTGTACCGGGCGCACACCGTGGACAGATCGCCGTGGTGGTTTTCCTCAGATCTGACCGGTCGCTTCGATCTGCTCCCGCCGAACGGAACCTGTTATCTGGCAACCGATGTCACGACCGCGTTGCGGGAGCGCTTCGGGCACGATCTGGTGCGTCAGGGCGTGGTCACGTTCGAGGCCGCGGCCCGTACCGCGGTGTCGAGGGTGCGAGCGCCGGCCGCCAGATGGTTGGCCAACATATGTTCGCCGAGGGCGGCGTCGTTCGTCGGTATGACCCGCGAGATCGGTACGTGCCCGGCCTACGAGCTGCCGCAGGCCTGGGCCGCGGCCTTCTTCGCCACCGGACGTCACACCGGAATTCGCTATCAGACCCGGTTCAGCACCGGCGCCGGCGCGAATGCGGTCGCCCTGTTCGAGGATGCGGGTCAACGTGATTGGGCCGTCGACCCGTCACCCACCAGCGGCGTGCAGGCCTGCGTGACCGTCGGCATCATCGTTGCGCATCGGCCCACCCGGCGTCAGGTGCGCATCCAACCTCCGCCAGGGTAG
- a CDS encoding nitroreductase family deazaflavin-dependent oxidoreductase, protein MAALPDLGAKLLRNRRLVRAPIWLYRMRAGALFGTRMMMLEHIGRTSGARRYVVLEVVGRPNPDTIVVASGFGARAQWFRNVSVNPQVRVWLGSHRPAAALAHMLDQQAVDQVLADYRTQHPKTWEQFRLVLEETLGQPITDTDAPLPMVELRLQPRR, encoded by the coding sequence ATGGCCGCGCTGCCCGATCTCGGTGCCAAACTCCTACGCAACCGCCGGCTCGTACGTGCCCCGATCTGGCTCTACCGGATGCGTGCCGGAGCACTGTTCGGCACGAGGATGATGATGCTCGAGCACATCGGTCGCACCTCCGGCGCACGCCGCTACGTGGTGCTCGAAGTGGTGGGCCGGCCGAACCCCGACACCATCGTCGTCGCCTCGGGTTTCGGCGCGAGGGCCCAGTGGTTCCGCAACGTTTCCGTCAATCCACAGGTCCGGGTATGGCTCGGCAGTCACCGGCCGGCGGCCGCTCTCGCCCATATGCTCGACCAACAGGCCGTCGATCAGGTGCTGGCGGATTACCGCACGCAACATCCGAAGACGTGGGAGCAGTTCAGGCTCGTCCTCGAAGAGACGCTCGGCCAACCGATCACCGATACCGATGCACCGCTGCCGATGGTGGAACTGCGGTTGCAGCCCCGCCGCTGA